In the genome of Lathyrus oleraceus cultivar Zhongwan6 chromosome 4, CAAS_Psat_ZW6_1.0, whole genome shotgun sequence, the window AGGGTCAAAAAATCCGTTGAAGTTTCAAgcttaattaaaatagttagtttgagccggtttttataatttttgggtcggatcccataagggcttgaatttcccttttattatattagttCTTTCACTGCTACGGTAATGCTATTCTGAATTTTCACTATACAATATTGCTTAGACGATTACATAGAGAACTAAAGTTCACAAGTTTGATCTGCTGTAATTGGTTTCCGCAAATACTTTGAGGTTTCTTAATTTTCAATTAAATGTCTTTTCCATTTCAATATTGTGTTCTATGTCTTGTATGCTTTATTCAAGTTCTATGAATATGTGTTAATTAATTTCGATTGATATATGTTTCATAAtctcgtttgcttaattcatgtGTGCTTAACCCGTTTGTTTAATTCAGAATTTGTTTGATTAATTCAGAAATTAATAACATATATCATATATTAATATCAATGCACTTTTTATTGTTGTTGTAACCGAAAAGGAATTATAATCCGCTTAGGGCATGAAAATTATATTAACCAATGATAAGTTAGGAAACCAAAATAGTAGATCAacttatttcataatcacttattctaaatTGAATCGAAATCCTCCTATTTTGTTTTCTTATTTGGTTAATTTGTCAAGAGTTTttgtgatacgatactcgagtgTCGCTTCCCTAGACTACCATTCTTAGTTACTCGTTTTTGACTTATGTGCCACAATAGATCAAACGAGCAGCTGAAGCCGCATCATGACCACCGCGATAAGCTTCCATAGTAGCTAAATGCGtcgctttattttcttttagctTGCTGCGATTACGACCATTCCACCTAACCAGTTCGCCTGCACACGATTCTATCTAATACGTTATATCCCCATTATCAACATGATGACAACCATGTGTACCAACCTCCTCAATATCATCTTCCTTCAACCAGTTGTTCTCGAATTTAAACAAGTACTTACTCTGACGACGTTGGACTGGTTCATAGTGAAGAAAATTCGGGCTATGGTCAAAATGAGAGGCCATTAGTTTGATTAGTTTTGCATTAGGAAACTTATCCATCAAGTTAGGTTTAACAAGGGCTCTGCCTAAACTTTCCTTTATCATATGTTATGTACTGTGATTCTTAATCCAAGTAAATTGATGACCTTTAATTGGGAGACCCAAAAGGTCACAGTCACTCACCGCTTGACAAAAACCGACACACAACCAATTAGGATGAATATGATTTCCGATTTTATCCTGTTGGGATAACAAGTCATTGAAATCACCGACAATGCACCACGGAACATTTGACATGTCTTTGAGTTCACGCATTAGATCCTATGCTTATGTTCTCCTACTTCTTTCAGGAAAACCACAATAACAAGTCAATCTTCACTCTCCTTTAGTCTCATCATGAATCAAAAGATTAATAAAGTTCCTCAAAAAGTTCATGATATTACATTATCTGCTATCTTTCCACAATACTACAAGACCACCACTTATACCTTCAACATCCACTGATAAACAAGAATCAAACCTCATCTTAACTTTAGTACCCTCTAAGTTTTGAGACTTAGACAAAGTCTCTGAAAGAAACGGAATGTCAGGTTGGTGCTATTGAGCTatgttaagagtcccacatcgaacaatatatggcatgaacatgtgtttataagtggggacaATCCTCACTttaccaaccggttttgtagggttgagttaggcccaatTACACATTCTcaacatggtatcagagcctcgtttaagattcggtgggccacctactatggtttccgctatcgggccacccacaatttatttccacgctccagatgtccagtcctgggcgtgagggggtgtgttaagagtcccacatcgaacaatatatggcatggatatgtgtttataagtggggacagtcctcactctaccaaccggttttgtagggttgagttaggcccaatTACACATTCTCAACAAGCTAGTTTCTGCAAATTCGGAATTGCTATCGGGTTGCTCAAGCCCCGACAATTCCAACTGAGTATCTTCATGATTCCCGACAGTCCTGGCTTCCAGGACCTACCGATAAAAAAATGTTGGCTTTTACCATTGATATCATTCTCATTTCCTTTGACTTGCGCTCTTCTTCTTTTACGATCTAGTTGCCTTTCATTATTATCGATTTCATCTACAGATTGTGTTTGGAGCTTCTGTTTTGCACTACCGTTTGCATTCCCTTGAACATGGATTGGAATAGCACTTCGAAAAAGGTTTAGGTTTgtatttgaaattttttggttGGCATGAGACTGTTTCAGCTGTGGATGTTTGGTTTTAAATTTATGTGGAAGGGACCCTATCAAATCACCTTCTAAGAAGTGGGAAATAAAGGGAGGACAACtataaaaaaatacaaatttt includes:
- the LOC127135862 gene encoding uncharacterized protein LOC127135862, which translates into the protein MRELKDMSNVPWCIVGDFNDLLSQQDKIGNHIHPNWLCVGFCQAESLGRALVKPNLMDKFPNAKLIKLMASHFDHSPNFLHYEPVQRRQSKYLFKFENNWLKEDDIEEIESCAGELVRWNGRNRSKLKENKATHLATMEAYRGGHDAASAARLIYCGT